A single window of Archangium gephyra DNA harbors:
- a CDS encoding type VI immunity family protein, with protein MMHRYPRIRPVGVPPVDGTCDEELLAREVVRLAFYLPYDHPDIAPGVSLALDSYLQAVGEGSATLHESFVDDDEGAPLSPERWKAVRQRLRPERHWRFAEDYSESYANRVEKRRYETQLFLDGGSTRNGYSFRYRSRIPWREPASNKVSLLTATVPTEYLVAHGPARVAGLARTMASQLRFATGHAGLALQLYWPLRSTNDSLRAAAFRYPGIDLRPAWLWEEDVGLHVDGVHWLNFFAPPVLETLGGAQGLRERLRSESTRVETLAEDRVLVALGEWPESGDLAQGLTLPAYRELAHVLGPRLEPLERSSPNTWMAAGNSFMGFTEDEALRWWRRFLD; from the coding sequence ATGATGCACCGCTACCCCCGAATCCGTCCCGTGGGCGTTCCTCCCGTGGACGGCACGTGCGACGAGGAGTTGCTCGCCCGTGAGGTCGTCCGGCTCGCTTTCTATCTGCCGTATGATCATCCGGACATCGCCCCGGGCGTCAGCCTTGCCCTGGACAGCTACCTGCAGGCCGTGGGGGAAGGTTCCGCGACCCTCCATGAGTCTTTCGTCGACGACGATGAGGGGGCGCCACTTTCACCGGAACGTTGGAAGGCGGTCCGCCAGCGTCTCCGGCCCGAGCGGCATTGGCGCTTCGCCGAGGACTACAGCGAGTCCTACGCGAATCGCGTGGAGAAGAGACGCTATGAGACGCAGCTCTTCCTCGATGGCGGCAGCACTCGGAATGGCTACAGCTTCCGGTATCGCTCGCGCATCCCATGGCGGGAGCCTGCTTCGAACAAGGTGAGTCTGCTGACGGCGACCGTTCCCACCGAGTACCTGGTGGCCCATGGGCCCGCCCGCGTGGCCGGGCTCGCTCGCACGATGGCTTCCCAGCTTCGATTCGCCACGGGGCATGCGGGCCTCGCCCTTCAACTCTACTGGCCCTTGCGGTCCACGAATGACTCCCTTCGTGCCGCGGCTTTCCGGTATCCAGGCATCGATCTGCGCCCGGCCTGGCTTTGGGAAGAGGACGTGGGCCTCCACGTGGATGGCGTCCACTGGCTGAACTTCTTCGCTCCGCCCGTGCTCGAGACGCTGGGTGGAGCGCAGGGTCTCCGGGAACGGCTCCGTTCCGAAAGCACACGTGTGGAGACGCTCGCGGAGGACCGCGTGCTCGTCGCATTGGGGGAATGGCCCGAGTCGGGCGACCTGGCGCAAGGGCTGACCCTGCCGGCCTACCGGGAGCTCGCACACGTCCTCGGGCCACGGCTCGAACCCCTGGAGCGGTCATCTCCCAACACCTGGATGGCCGCCGGGAACTCCTTCATGGGCTTCACGGAGGACGAGGCCCTGCGCTGGTGGCGCCGCTTCCTCGACTGA
- a CDS encoding metal-dependent hydrolase produces the protein MNPIVHAELSWLVTQRLEARRDRVLVVCAGLAPDLDGLTILGGGELYARYHHLIFHGYVGALVTAGVCVALARQRLQVGLLALLAFHLHLLCDLAGSGPGWPIWYFWPTSLREWFWDGQWDLASWQNSVIGLAATLVCLACALRYRRTAVELLSTRWDAEVVRTLRARFLGEGRPESPPSP, from the coding sequence ATGAATCCCATCGTCCACGCCGAGCTGTCCTGGTTGGTGACACAGCGCCTGGAGGCGCGGAGGGACCGGGTGCTCGTCGTGTGCGCGGGGCTGGCGCCGGACCTGGACGGGCTGACGATTCTCGGCGGGGGCGAGCTGTACGCGCGCTACCACCACCTCATCTTCCACGGGTACGTGGGAGCGCTGGTGACGGCGGGGGTGTGCGTGGCGCTGGCCCGGCAGCGGCTCCAGGTGGGGCTGCTGGCGCTGCTGGCCTTCCACCTCCACCTGCTGTGTGACCTGGCGGGCAGCGGCCCGGGCTGGCCCATCTGGTACTTCTGGCCCACCAGCCTGCGCGAGTGGTTCTGGGACGGCCAGTGGGACCTGGCCTCCTGGCAGAACAGCGTCATCGGACTGGCGGCCACGCTGGTGTGCCTCGCGTGCGCGCTGCGCTACCGGCGCACCGCGGTGGAGCTGCTCTCCACGCGCTGGGACGCGGAAGTGGTGCGCACCCTCCGGGCCCGCTTCCTCGGCGAGGGCAGACCCGAGAGCCCGCCCTCGCCCTGA
- a CDS encoding acyl-CoA synthetase, with product MSTPSPRNMTDYEATHRAFQWERPEYFNFATDFVDRWASERPDAPALQWSDEAGHAQLFTWKDVKQRSLHAAQFLTSQGLHKGDRVFVMMPRIPEWWFLVLGCIRAGIVFMPGTPMLTAKDIRYRLLAADANGVIADSSCLDRFQGMAGTGRVETWVAVGNAPSPWVTYAPGSAGTGQHGGSFERTRADDPMLIYFTSGTTGMPKMVQHTQASYGLGHQITGRYWLDLTPEDRHLTLSDTGWAKCAWGKLFGPWSQGACNVVYDFRGRFDAARILRLLERQRVTTFCAPPTAWRALVLQDLSQYDLSSIRHALSAGEPLNPEVIDTWKQATGLHIREGYGQTESVVLVGMFPALTPKPGSMGKPSPGFDVSVIDGEGKEVPTGQEGDIAVRVKPVPPVGLFTGYLNDDSANLAAFRGDWYVTGDRAVKDADGYLWFVGRSDDVIKTSGYRVGPFEVESALLEHAAVAESAVVGVPDERIGQRIKAYVVLAPGFTGSQKLAEELQEYVKKTTAPYKYPREIEFVTELPKTVSGKIRRTELRSMAQQPTRKD from the coding sequence ATGTCCACACCCTCTCCGCGCAACATGACCGACTACGAGGCCACCCACCGGGCCTTCCAGTGGGAGCGCCCCGAGTACTTCAACTTCGCCACCGACTTCGTCGACCGCTGGGCCTCCGAGCGCCCCGATGCGCCCGCGCTGCAGTGGAGTGACGAGGCCGGACACGCGCAGCTCTTCACGTGGAAGGACGTGAAGCAGCGCTCGCTGCACGCCGCCCAATTCCTCACCAGCCAGGGCCTGCACAAGGGCGACCGCGTCTTCGTGATGATGCCGCGCATCCCGGAGTGGTGGTTCCTCGTGCTGGGCTGCATCCGGGCGGGCATCGTCTTCATGCCCGGCACGCCCATGCTCACCGCCAAGGACATCCGCTACCGGCTGCTGGCCGCGGATGCCAACGGCGTCATCGCCGACTCGAGCTGTCTGGACAGGTTCCAGGGCATGGCGGGCACCGGCCGCGTGGAGACGTGGGTGGCCGTGGGCAACGCGCCCTCTCCCTGGGTGACCTACGCGCCGGGCTCCGCGGGCACGGGCCAGCACGGCGGAAGCTTCGAGCGCACGCGGGCGGACGACCCGATGCTCATCTATTTCACCTCGGGCACCACCGGCATGCCCAAGATGGTGCAGCACACGCAGGCCAGCTACGGCCTGGGGCATCAAATCACCGGCCGCTACTGGCTGGACCTGACACCCGAGGACCGGCACCTGACGCTGTCGGACACCGGCTGGGCCAAGTGCGCGTGGGGCAAGCTGTTCGGCCCGTGGAGCCAGGGCGCGTGCAACGTGGTGTACGACTTCCGGGGACGCTTCGACGCGGCACGCATCCTCCGGTTGCTCGAGCGGCAGCGGGTGACGACGTTCTGCGCGCCGCCCACGGCGTGGCGGGCCCTCGTGCTGCAGGACCTGTCGCAGTACGACCTGTCCTCCATCCGGCATGCGCTGAGCGCGGGCGAGCCGCTCAACCCCGAGGTCATCGACACGTGGAAGCAGGCCACCGGGCTGCACATCCGCGAGGGCTACGGGCAGACGGAGTCCGTGGTGCTGGTGGGCATGTTCCCCGCGCTGACGCCGAAGCCAGGCTCCATGGGCAAGCCGTCTCCGGGCTTCGACGTGTCCGTCATCGACGGCGAGGGCAAGGAAGTCCCCACGGGCCAGGAGGGAGACATCGCCGTGAGGGTGAAGCCGGTGCCGCCGGTGGGCCTCTTCACGGGCTACCTCAATGACGACTCGGCGAACCTGGCGGCCTTCCGGGGCGACTGGTACGTGACGGGAGACCGGGCGGTGAAGGACGCGGACGGCTACCTCTGGTTCGTGGGGCGCAGTGACGACGTCATCAAGACGTCCGGCTACCGCGTGGGCCCCTTCGAGGTGGAGTCGGCGCTGCTGGAGCATGCGGCGGTGGCGGAGTCCGCGGTGGTGGGCGTCCCGGACGAGCGCATCGGCCAGCGCATCAAGGCGTACGTGGTGCTGGCGCCGGGGTTCACCGGCTCGCAGAAGCTCGCCGAGGAGCTTCAGGAGTACGTGAAGAAGACGACGGCCCCGTACAAGTACCCGCGGGAGATCGAGTTCGTCACGGAGCTGCCCAAGACGGTGAGCGGGAAGATCCGCCGCACGGAGCTGCGGTCCATGGCGCAGCAGCCCACTCGGAAGGACTGA
- a CDS encoding complex I subunit 4 family protein, whose protein sequence is MQASVLLLLSMMVLLPALGAAGLGRVVSPERARRVAVTVASLTLVLALGVLVLVQNSAGARMMASEGQVLGLSLRLEVNGMSVVALLLTALLTLGQVGAGPRQMLDLATLRALLLTESAALAFFCVQDVGLMLVFWVAMLLPAEVLISRRAKAQREARALRTFRIYLLAGSLPLLAAVVLLGLPGWQSGAEAPLGLSELLARGIPAPRQTAILALMVLAVAFRMAVVPFHSWLPVLLARGPFGVGLLMVNAHTGLYLLVRVVMPLLPEAWTAFSPLLEGVGLFCAFYGAVLALSQVDLRRTVGFLLVSQSGLMLAGLAERNTESLAGALLQSVAAAVPLTGLMLVVRAIEVRTGTTDMTRLGGLVRRGPRMAALFFLLGIASLGFPGTLSFVGEDLLLHGILGTHPLVALPLLLTTAINGITFLRAFQRTFLGAPAHGHASVLDTVEDLLPRERIAALALCVLAFLGGLFPGPLMRLREHEVSALAGPAAAEHAEAGAHGPAIASH, encoded by the coding sequence ATGCAAGCGAGTGTCCTTCTTCTTCTCTCGATGATGGTGCTGCTGCCGGCGCTGGGCGCGGCGGGGCTCGGGCGGGTGGTGTCGCCGGAGCGCGCCCGCCGGGTGGCGGTGACGGTGGCGTCGCTGACGCTGGTGCTGGCGTTGGGCGTGCTGGTGCTCGTCCAGAACAGCGCGGGGGCGCGGATGATGGCGTCCGAGGGCCAGGTGCTGGGGCTGAGCCTGCGGCTGGAGGTGAACGGGATGAGCGTGGTGGCGCTGCTGCTCACCGCGCTGCTCACCCTGGGGCAGGTGGGGGCCGGTCCGCGGCAGATGCTGGACCTGGCGACCCTCCGGGCCCTGCTGCTCACCGAGAGCGCCGCGCTCGCCTTCTTCTGCGTGCAGGACGTGGGGCTGATGCTCGTCTTCTGGGTGGCCATGCTGCTGCCGGCGGAGGTGCTCATCTCCCGCCGGGCCAAGGCCCAGCGGGAAGCGCGGGCGCTGCGCACCTTCCGCATCTACCTGCTGGCGGGCTCGCTGCCGCTGCTGGCGGCGGTGGTGCTGCTGGGGCTGCCGGGCTGGCAGTCCGGCGCCGAGGCCCCGCTGGGCCTGTCCGAGCTGCTCGCGCGCGGCATTCCCGCTCCGCGGCAGACGGCCATCCTGGCGCTGATGGTGCTGGCGGTGGCCTTCCGGATGGCGGTGGTGCCCTTCCACTCGTGGCTGCCCGTGCTGCTGGCGCGGGGCCCCTTCGGCGTGGGGCTGCTGATGGTGAACGCCCACACGGGGCTGTACCTGCTGGTGCGGGTGGTGATGCCGCTGCTGCCGGAGGCGTGGACGGCCTTCAGTCCGCTGCTCGAGGGCGTGGGCCTCTTCTGCGCCTTCTACGGCGCGGTGCTGGCGCTGTCCCAGGTGGACCTGCGCCGCACGGTGGGCTTCCTGCTGGTGAGCCAGTCGGGGCTGATGCTCGCGGGACTCGCGGAGCGCAACACCGAGAGCCTCGCCGGGGCGCTGCTGCAGAGCGTGGCCGCGGCGGTGCCACTCACGGGGCTGATGCTGGTGGTGCGGGCCATCGAGGTGCGCACCGGCACCACGGACATGACGCGGCTGGGCGGCCTGGTGCGCCGCGGCCCGAGGATGGCGGCCCTCTTCTTCCTGCTGGGCATCGCCAGCCTGGGCTTCCCGGGCACGCTGAGCTTCGTGGGCGAGGACCTGCTGCTCCACGGCATCCTCGGCACCCACCCGCTGGTGGCGCTCCCGCTGCTGCTCACCACCGCCATCAACGGCATCACCTTCCTGCGCGCCTTCCAGCGCACCTTCCTCGGAGCGCCGGCCCACGGCCATGCGTCCGTGCTCGACACGGTGGAGGATCTCCTCCCCCGCGAGCGGATCGCCGCGCTGGCCCTCTGCGTGCTGGCCTTCCTGGGCGGGCTGTTCCCCGGGCCGCTGATGCGCCTGCGGGAGCACGAGGTGTCGGCCCTGGCGGGACCGGCGGCCGCGGAGCACGCCGAGGCCGGGGCTCACGGTCCGGCCATCGCGTCCCACTGA
- a CDS encoding proton-conducting transporter membrane subunit, which translates to MQLSDVVVGGIATTVPFWPLLAFVGLGLVTLVHRTPRERTVAGCVLWSLSLSLIGSLATALFMLTHHQDVLMVDVGPWFSTGTYTFELSFLVDRLSVTMMVLSSAISLLIGRFSVNYLHREPGFTRFFLLLALFATGMMLLVEAGSIDLLFVGWELVGLTSALLIGFFHERTTPVRAGLKAFTIYRLCDIGLLLAVVLLHHYAGSAEWVEALGEWAWPGPAVVMGVGPATVLGLCLVLAAMGKSAQLPFSSWLPRAMEGPTPSSALFYGALSVHAGLYLLLRAEPLLQRAPLASAVLVAVGLLTALHATLVWRVQTDVKSALAYAVLTQVGLMFAEVGLGWYRLALVHLVAHACLRCLQLLRAPSALREVQARHAASQGVKPPAVAVAHHVLPESLRQRFYRLALERFALDVLHEQWALRPLLWIGAWIDKVERMWVGVVSGWAPRSAETRPVESEHRAATEPSDGKSTGAV; encoded by the coding sequence ATGCAGCTCAGTGACGTCGTGGTGGGAGGAATCGCCACCACCGTTCCGTTCTGGCCCCTGCTGGCCTTCGTGGGGCTGGGGCTCGTGACGCTGGTGCACCGCACGCCGCGCGAGCGGACGGTGGCGGGGTGCGTGTTGTGGTCGCTGTCACTGTCGCTGATCGGCTCGCTGGCGACGGCGCTCTTCATGCTGACACACCACCAGGACGTGTTGATGGTGGACGTGGGCCCGTGGTTCTCCACGGGGACGTACACCTTCGAGCTCTCCTTCCTGGTGGACCGGCTGTCGGTGACGATGATGGTGCTGTCGAGCGCCATCAGCCTGCTCATCGGCCGCTTCTCGGTGAACTACCTGCACCGCGAGCCGGGCTTCACGCGCTTCTTCCTGCTGCTGGCGCTGTTCGCCACGGGGATGATGCTGCTGGTGGAGGCGGGCAGCATCGACCTGCTCTTCGTGGGCTGGGAGCTGGTGGGCCTCACCTCGGCGCTGCTGATTGGCTTCTTCCACGAGCGGACAACGCCGGTGCGGGCGGGGCTGAAGGCCTTCACCATCTACCGGCTGTGTGACATTGGCCTGCTGCTGGCGGTGGTGTTGCTGCACCACTACGCCGGGAGCGCGGAGTGGGTGGAGGCGCTGGGCGAGTGGGCGTGGCCGGGCCCGGCGGTGGTGATGGGCGTGGGGCCGGCGACGGTGCTGGGCCTGTGCCTGGTGCTGGCGGCCATGGGCAAGTCGGCACAGCTGCCCTTCAGCAGCTGGCTGCCACGGGCCATGGAGGGCCCGACGCCCTCGAGCGCGCTCTTCTATGGAGCGCTCTCGGTGCACGCGGGCCTGTACCTGCTGCTGCGTGCCGAGCCGCTGCTGCAGCGCGCGCCCCTGGCCTCCGCGGTGCTGGTGGCGGTGGGCCTGCTGACGGCGCTGCACGCCACGCTGGTGTGGCGCGTGCAGACGGACGTGAAGAGCGCGCTGGCGTACGCGGTGCTCACCCAGGTGGGCCTGATGTTCGCCGAGGTGGGCCTGGGGTGGTACCGGCTGGCGCTGGTGCACCTGGTGGCCCACGCCTGCCTGCGCTGCCTGCAGCTGCTGCGTGCCCCGTCCGCGCTGCGCGAGGTGCAGGCCCGGCACGCGGCCAGCCAGGGCGTGAAGCCGCCGGCGGTGGCGGTGGCCCACCACGTGCTGCCGGAGAGCCTGCGGCAGCGCTTCTACCGGTTGGCGCTCGAGCGCTTCGCGCTGGACGTGCTGCACGAGCAGTGGGCGCTGCGCCCGCTGCTGTGGATTGGCGCGTGGATCGACAAGGTGGAGCGGATGTGGGTGGGAGTCGTGAGCGGCTGGGCTCCGCGTTCGGCGGAGACCCGGCCGGTGGAGTCCGAGCACCGTGCGGCCACCGAGCCGTCGGACGGCAAGTCGACAGGAGCGGTGTGA
- a CDS encoding YbcC family protein has protein sequence MSHPHPAPHGTPEDRRQHLHEVLEHAAHLLPAQGPISVFVHHNTLHAFQHRPFHEAVEAASAVFGTEGYYPESRYRELYQRGRITDGDLEAVLAERHEGRPVVELAPGSLTLLEVERLALRHPIPVETAASLRWKQEELSASRRLRPDVPEAVRTRLLQRSTEGLRGWMDKVGKDWSMNDLAAALLGPSWKSAELGAVARELAAVFGGNGSLPSLRERLAKEPEVFAVSALWAACRTPLLTPETPEAPAPEAVRSHREVLRDATGEDASDLVNPHLIRACAAFLDEGVSHWPMPERERGLFSAWRTLKLRGSGVLPHWLAGLHEELAESERRGLSAQDTVLAALDTLGVPQAQWEEYVVRVLQALPGWAGMMSRLEHNPADRAPGAPPAALVDFLAVRLTLELYALRDVAKRRLEYTGPLSGLLAHARSLPPRHSLQERPEEEGSWRFFQLAQVAGLSAPEVAALPLAQRRTLLTWLESFDELARRRVWMEAYEHRYRTEVLHGLEQNRQRPESLRTVRNARFQLFFCIDDREEAFRRHFEELSPVHETFAAAGFFGVAMDYRGLDDANHASLCPVVVTPAHEVVEHPHPDHEHVAQARARARALWARFDHWLHGGAHSLELGWLLTPLVGLISALLLPLHVFFPHQVDRMRRALAAKLVPTPRTRLASLRDESLPAPQVGKSRGFTVAEKADRVAALLDNVGLVKDFAPLVVLLGHGAVSVNNPHMSAYDCGACGGRHGGANARLFAEMANRPEVRARLRERGIHIPATTWFLGGLHNTTTDEVVLHDTEDMPQALRGELDALWRELDKARALSAHERCRRFESAPARLSPKAALRHVEERAVDLSQARPELGHVTNASCIVGRRALSRGLFLDRRAFLVSYDPSHDPTGSILERILLAVGPVGAGINLEYYFSCVDNDRYGCGTKLPHNLTGLLGVMDGVESDLRTGLPRQMIEIHEPMRLLLIVEASIATLSAIYERQAPIRELVGNEWVQLVSVDPQTGAMTRFTPKGGFRPVALPSSKLPVVATSTDWYRGHRDFLTPALIQLARPSGSTVPVVGRGAMPSLQGESIHAAQ, from the coding sequence ATGAGCCACCCCCACCCCGCCCCGCACGGCACTCCAGAGGATCGCCGCCAGCACCTGCACGAGGTGCTGGAGCACGCGGCCCACCTGCTGCCGGCGCAGGGCCCCATCAGCGTGTTCGTGCACCACAACACGCTGCACGCCTTCCAGCACCGGCCCTTCCACGAGGCGGTGGAGGCCGCCAGCGCCGTCTTCGGCACGGAGGGCTACTACCCGGAGTCGCGCTACCGTGAGCTGTACCAGCGGGGCCGCATCACCGACGGGGACCTGGAGGCGGTCCTGGCCGAGCGTCACGAGGGCAGGCCGGTGGTGGAGCTCGCTCCGGGCTCCCTCACGCTGCTGGAGGTGGAGCGGCTGGCGCTGCGCCACCCCATCCCCGTGGAGACGGCGGCCTCGCTGCGCTGGAAGCAGGAGGAGCTGTCCGCCTCGCGGCGGCTGCGTCCGGATGTGCCGGAGGCGGTGAGGACCCGGCTGCTGCAGCGCTCCACCGAGGGCCTGCGCGGCTGGATGGACAAGGTGGGCAAGGACTGGAGCATGAACGACCTCGCGGCGGCGCTGCTCGGGCCGTCGTGGAAGTCGGCGGAGCTCGGCGCGGTAGCCCGGGAGCTGGCGGCCGTCTTCGGGGGCAATGGAAGCCTGCCCTCCCTGCGCGAGCGACTGGCGAAGGAGCCGGAGGTGTTCGCGGTGAGTGCCCTGTGGGCCGCCTGCCGGACGCCGCTGCTCACCCCGGAGACCCCGGAGGCCCCGGCCCCGGAAGCGGTGCGCAGCCACCGCGAGGTGCTGCGGGACGCCACCGGGGAGGATGCGTCCGACCTGGTGAACCCGCACCTCATCCGCGCCTGCGCGGCCTTCCTCGACGAGGGGGTGTCGCACTGGCCCATGCCGGAGCGCGAGCGCGGGCTGTTCTCCGCGTGGCGCACGTTGAAGCTGCGGGGCAGCGGGGTGTTGCCCCACTGGCTGGCGGGGCTGCACGAGGAGCTCGCCGAGTCCGAGCGCCGGGGCCTGTCCGCCCAGGACACGGTGCTGGCCGCGCTCGACACGTTGGGCGTGCCCCAGGCGCAGTGGGAGGAGTACGTCGTCCGGGTGCTGCAGGCCCTGCCCGGCTGGGCGGGCATGATGAGCCGCCTGGAGCACAACCCCGCGGACCGCGCGCCCGGAGCGCCGCCGGCCGCGCTGGTGGACTTCCTCGCCGTGCGCCTCACGCTGGAGCTGTATGCGCTGCGCGACGTGGCGAAGCGGCGCCTGGAGTACACGGGCCCGCTCTCCGGTTTGCTGGCGCACGCCCGCAGCCTGCCGCCCCGGCACTCCTTGCAGGAGCGCCCGGAGGAGGAGGGCAGCTGGCGCTTCTTCCAGCTCGCCCAGGTCGCCGGCCTCTCCGCGCCGGAGGTGGCCGCGCTTCCGCTGGCCCAGCGCCGCACCCTGCTCACGTGGCTGGAGTCCTTCGACGAGCTGGCCCGCCGCCGGGTGTGGATGGAGGCCTACGAGCACCGCTACCGCACGGAGGTGCTGCACGGCCTGGAGCAGAACCGGCAGCGCCCGGAGTCGCTGCGCACGGTGCGCAACGCGCGCTTCCAGCTGTTCTTCTGCATCGATGACCGCGAGGAGGCCTTCCGCCGGCACTTCGAGGAGCTGAGCCCCGTGCACGAGACGTTCGCCGCGGCCGGCTTCTTCGGCGTGGCCATGGACTACCGGGGCCTGGATGACGCGAACCATGCCTCGCTCTGCCCGGTGGTCGTCACGCCCGCGCACGAGGTGGTGGAGCACCCGCACCCGGACCACGAGCACGTGGCGCAGGCCCGCGCGCGGGCGCGCGCCCTGTGGGCCCGCTTCGACCACTGGCTGCACGGCGGGGCGCACTCGCTGGAGCTCGGCTGGCTGCTGACGCCGCTGGTGGGGTTGATCTCCGCGCTGCTGCTGCCGCTGCACGTCTTCTTCCCCCATCAGGTGGACCGGATGCGCCGGGCGCTCGCGGCGAAGCTGGTGCCCACGCCGCGCACGCGGCTGGCGAGCCTGCGGGACGAGTCGCTGCCCGCGCCCCAGGTGGGCAAGTCGCGGGGCTTCACCGTGGCCGAGAAGGCGGACCGGGTGGCCGCCCTGCTGGACAACGTGGGGCTGGTGAAGGACTTCGCCCCGCTGGTGGTGCTGCTGGGGCATGGCGCGGTGAGCGTCAACAACCCGCACATGTCCGCCTATGACTGCGGCGCCTGCGGTGGCCGCCACGGCGGCGCCAACGCGCGCCTCTTCGCGGAGATGGCCAACCGGCCCGAGGTGAGGGCGCGCCTGCGCGAGCGCGGCATCCACATCCCCGCCACCACCTGGTTCCTCGGCGGGCTGCACAACACCACCACCGACGAGGTGGTCCTCCACGACACGGAGGACATGCCCCAGGCCCTGCGCGGCGAGCTGGACGCGCTGTGGCGGGAGCTCGACAAGGCGCGGGCCCTCTCCGCGCACGAGCGCTGCCGGCGCTTCGAGTCCGCTCCGGCCCGGCTCTCGCCCAAGGCCGCGCTGCGCCACGTGGAGGAGCGGGCGGTGGACCTCAGCCAGGCCCGCCCCGAGCTGGGCCACGTCACCAACGCCTCCTGCATCGTGGGCCGCCGGGCCCTCTCCCGCGGCCTCTTCCTGGACCGGCGCGCCTTCCTCGTCTCGTACGATCCGTCTCACGACCCCACCGGCTCCATCCTCGAGCGCATCCTGCTGGCGGTGGGGCCGGTGGGCGCCGGCATCAACCTCGAGTACTACTTCTCGTGCGTCGACAATGACCGCTACGGCTGCGGCACCAAGCTGCCCCACAACCTCACCGGCCTGCTCGGGGTGATGGACGGCGTGGAGAGCGATCTGCGCACCGGCCTGCCCCGGCAGATGATCGAAATCCACGAGCCCATGCGCCTGCTGCTCATCGTGGAGGCGAGCATCGCGACGCTCTCGGCCATCTACGAGCGCCAGGCGCCCATCCGCGAGCTGGTGGGCAATGAGTGGGTGCAGCTGGTGAGCGTGGACCCCCAGACGGGCGCCATGACTCGTTTCACCCCCAAGGGGGGCTTCCGTCCGGTGGCCCTGCCCTCGAGCAAGCTGCCGGTGGTGGCCACCTCGACCGATTGGTACCGTGGGCATCGGGACTTCCTGACCCCGGCGTTGATTCAGCTGGCGCGGCCTTCGGGCTCGACGGTCCCCGTGGTGGGCCGAGGCGCCATGCCCTCTCTTCAGGGAGAATCCATCCATGCAGCTCAGTGA